The Paenibacillus macerans genome includes a window with the following:
- the rpiA gene encoding ribose-5-phosphate isomerase RpiA: MNAKQAAGYRAAEWVKDGMKVGLGTGSTAYYAIEKIGQMVAEGLRIRAIATSNASEELAVKYNIPLLQAGEVDRLDIAIDGADEVDPGLSLIKGGGGALLREKLVAMNSERFIVIADSGKIVPHLGQFKLPIEIVPFCYEWTLKQLERRYSVPFETRMRGAERYVTDNGNYIVDAAFGKIANPAVLAEELKAITGVVDHGLFVGIADTVVVGYDDGHTEIKEAACSNQ, translated from the coding sequence ATGAATGCAAAACAGGCGGCGGGGTACCGCGCGGCGGAGTGGGTTAAGGACGGGATGAAGGTAGGGCTTGGAACCGGCTCCACGGCCTACTACGCGATTGAGAAAATCGGCCAAATGGTCGCCGAGGGACTGCGCATCCGCGCTATCGCCACTTCCAACGCTTCGGAGGAGCTCGCCGTAAAATATAATATTCCGCTGCTTCAGGCCGGCGAAGTCGATCGTCTGGACATCGCCATCGACGGGGCGGACGAGGTTGACCCGGGGCTCTCGCTGATCAAAGGCGGCGGCGGCGCGCTGCTGCGCGAAAAGCTGGTCGCCATGAATAGCGAACGGTTTATCGTGATTGCCGACAGCGGGAAAATCGTGCCGCATCTGGGGCAATTCAAGCTGCCGATTGAAATTGTGCCGTTTTGCTATGAATGGACGCTGAAGCAACTCGAAAGACGCTACAGCGTTCCGTTTGAGACGCGGATGCGGGGAGCGGAGCGGTATGTCACCGACAACGGAAACTATATCGTAGACGCCGCGTTCGGCAAAATCGCAAACCCGGCCGTGCTGGCCGAGGAATTAAAAGCGATAACCGGCGTCGTGGATCACGGTTTATTCGTCGGAATTGCCGATACGGTTGTCGTCGGCTACGATGACGGGCATACGGAAATCAAGGAGGCCGCATGTTCAAACCAATAA
- a CDS encoding GNAT family N-acetyltransferase, translated as MFKPINSRVDEPQIRELLEYAVVLEPDALEEALALYRSGAGQLYGYEDEGEVVGLIGFRVNDSRVLEIIHLVVRPENRMQGYGRGLVLLALSHANPESIASVTDEEGAQFFRSIGFQITGLGGGPYGEERFRCVYNVDEENED; from the coding sequence ATGTTCAAACCAATAAATTCGCGGGTGGACGAGCCGCAAATCCGCGAGCTGCTGGAATACGCCGTCGTTTTGGAGCCCGATGCGCTGGAGGAGGCGCTAGCGCTGTACCGCTCCGGCGCCGGCCAATTGTACGGTTATGAGGACGAAGGCGAAGTCGTTGGGCTGATCGGTTTTCGGGTCAATGACTCACGCGTGCTGGAAATCATTCATCTCGTCGTGCGGCCCGAGAACCGGATGCAGGGGTATGGCCGGGGATTGGTGCTGCTGGCTTTGTCTCATGCCAATCCGGAAAGCATCGCCTCGGTCACGGACGAAGAGGGGGCCCAGTTTTTCCGCAGCATCGGCTTTCAAATTACCGGACTTGGCGGCGGCCCTTACGGCGAAGAGCGTTTCCGCTGCGTGTACAATGTGGACGAGGAGAATGAGGATTAA
- a CDS encoding tetratricopeptide repeat protein has protein sequence MSKFILFFALTWLTGSPIVAIVILLLIFYFLDRRFIGIFPSVTKPFKRLRSISRLRQQLALSPFDVSSKRELARLLLERKRYREAFGLLEDVKSSSETSAEFWSDLGTASLGLGQLEEGEEQMLRALSLNDRVKYGQPYLQLASAFRDKDPQKALEYAAKFGEIQSSSSEAYYLLAGLYQSLGRKEEARQALNESIAVYRSLPKYKKRQERKWALRSLIKRSTLN, from the coding sequence ATGAGCAAGTTTATTCTGTTTTTTGCCTTAACCTGGTTGACCGGAAGTCCGATTGTCGCCATCGTGATTTTGCTCCTCATTTTCTATTTCCTGGACCGGCGGTTTATCGGCATTTTCCCCAGCGTAACAAAGCCATTCAAACGTTTACGCAGCATCTCCCGTTTGCGGCAGCAGCTTGCGCTAAGCCCTTTTGACGTTTCTTCCAAACGCGAGCTTGCCCGTCTGCTGCTGGAACGAAAACGATATCGCGAAGCCTTCGGGCTGCTTGAGGATGTCAAGTCGTCCTCGGAAACCTCAGCCGAGTTTTGGAGCGATCTGGGTACGGCTTCATTGGGGCTGGGGCAACTTGAGGAAGGCGAAGAACAAATGCTTCGCGCGCTTTCTCTAAATGATCGCGTCAAATACGGACAGCCCTATCTTCAGCTCGCCTCCGCCTTTCGCGACAAGGACCCGCAAAAAGCGCTGGAGTACGCGGCCAAATTCGGGGAAATCCAGTCCTCCTCCAGCGAAGCCTACTATTTGCTCGCCGGCCTTTATCAGTCGCTCGGACGCAAGGAGGAAGCAAGACAGGCGCTCAATGAATCCATCGCCGTTTACCGCAGCTTGCCGAAATACAAAAAACGGCAGGAACGCAAGTGGGCGCTGCGCAGCCTGATTAAACGAAGCACTTTGAACTAA
- a CDS encoding UxaA family hydrolase, giving the protein MKEYIRIHERDNVAVALRDYTPGETLSVDGRDIELTEAIGRGHKVALTPIFNGENVIKYGYPIGHATRDIAPGSHVHTHNTKTNLTGVEDYRYTPKIAPNPYSFENRSFEGYKRKDGSVGIRNELWIVPTVGCVNGVADLILSAFIQEVGSTLPFENALVLKHNYGCSQLGDDHVHTRTMLADAVKHPNAGGVLVLGLGCENNTMSEFKEALGDYDASRVKFLVSQEVSDEVGEGVRLLKEIYEAAREDRRETVPLSALNIGLKCGGSDGLSGITANPLLGRLSDYMAAQGGTTVLTEVPEMFGAETILMERAKDEEVFGKIVELINDFKQYFLDYKQPVYENPSPGNKAGGITTLEDKSLGCTQKSGISPVNDVLRYGERLKTKGLNLLSAPGNDLVAASALAAAGCQLVLFTTGRGTPFGTFVPTVKVSTNSALYREKPHWIDYNAGVLVEEGDPDRVLDEFLGFIIDIASGRLVNNEKNGFREIAIFKNGVTL; this is encoded by the coding sequence ATGAAAGAGTATATCCGGATTCACGAACGAGACAATGTGGCCGTTGCGCTTCGGGATTACACCCCCGGCGAAACGCTCAGCGTCGACGGGCGCGACATCGAATTGACGGAAGCGATCGGACGGGGGCATAAGGTTGCGCTCACCCCGATTTTTAACGGCGAAAATGTGATCAAATACGGCTATCCGATCGGCCATGCCACACGGGACATCGCCCCCGGCAGCCACGTGCATACGCATAATACGAAAACGAACTTGACGGGCGTGGAGGATTACAGATACACTCCAAAAATCGCGCCCAATCCGTATTCCTTCGAGAATCGAAGCTTTGAGGGGTACAAACGAAAGGACGGCAGCGTAGGCATCCGCAATGAGCTGTGGATCGTGCCGACCGTGGGGTGCGTGAACGGGGTGGCCGACCTGATATTGTCCGCTTTTATCCAGGAAGTCGGCTCGACCCTGCCGTTTGAGAACGCGCTTGTTCTGAAGCACAATTACGGCTGCTCTCAACTTGGCGACGACCATGTCCATACCCGGACGATGCTGGCCGACGCCGTAAAACATCCGAATGCCGGGGGCGTGCTGGTCCTGGGATTAGGCTGCGAAAACAACACGATGAGCGAATTTAAAGAGGCTTTGGGCGATTACGACGCTTCCCGGGTAAAATTTCTTGTCTCGCAAGAAGTGTCCGACGAGGTTGGCGAAGGAGTACGGCTGCTTAAAGAGATTTATGAGGCCGCGCGCGAAGACCGCCGGGAGACCGTTCCGCTGTCCGCGCTTAACATCGGGCTGAAATGCGGGGGTTCCGATGGGCTGTCGGGGATTACGGCCAATCCGCTGCTGGGGCGCCTTTCGGATTATATGGCGGCCCAGGGCGGGACGACGGTGCTGACGGAGGTGCCGGAAATGTTCGGGGCCGAAACGATTTTGATGGAACGCGCCAAGGATGAAGAGGTATTCGGCAAAATCGTGGAACTGATTAATGACTTCAAGCAATATTTTCTCGATTACAAGCAGCCGGTTTACGAAAATCCTTCGCCGGGCAACAAAGCGGGAGGCATTACGACGCTGGAGGATAAATCGCTGGGCTGTACGCAGAAGTCGGGAATTTCTCCGGTCAATGACGTTCTTCGGTACGGCGAACGCCTGAAAACGAAAGGCCTCAATTTACTAAGCGCGCCCGGCAACGACTTGGTTGCGGCTTCGGCGCTGGCGGCTGCGGGATGCCAGCTGGTTCTGTTCACGACCGGCCGCGGCACCCCGTTCGGCACATTTGTGCCGACGGTAAAAGTATCGACCAATTCGGCATTGTATCGCGAAAAACCGCATTGGATCGATTACAATGCCGGCGTTCTGGTTGAGGAAGGGGATCCGGATCGGGTGCTGGACGAATTTCTCGGCTTCATTATCGATATCGCCAGCGGCAGGTTGGTTAATAACGAGAAAAACGGATTTCGGGAGATTGCCATTTTCAAAAACGGAGTAACCCTTTAG
- a CDS encoding MFS transporter: protein MVSKKGDLIALASIPLIMTLGNSMLIPILPEIARALRVTSFQVSMLITVYAVVAILLIPVAGYLSDKFGRKAIIIPSLILAGIGGAVSGVADWFADGIAVYWLILAGRFLQGIGAAGAFPIVLPLVGDLFEDEEEVSHNLGVIETSNTFGKVLSPILGALLGAWMWYVPLLAIPVLCLISLLLVLFSVKEPKERDNAKPLPEFLRAVKEVLKLKGRWLFAIFAIGGICMFLLFGVLFYLSEQLEVKHGLNGVIKGLVLAVPLAALCLASYLTGKKIGKNKILMKWLGVAGLVLATGALFGIGFFNNIYFVIACLIVCGTGIGMVLPSQDALITEGIDKEMRGTITSLYSSMRFIGVSAGPPVMSLLMKRGHMTMFFAIAGVALAGMLLLLLMVKPHSGRGGVSRSTKAPRPLHQG from the coding sequence ATGGTTAGCAAAAAAGGCGATTTGATTGCGTTGGCTTCGATACCGCTCATCATGACGCTGGGAAATTCCATGCTGATCCCGATTTTACCGGAAATTGCCCGTGCGCTCCGCGTCACTTCGTTTCAGGTCAGCATGCTGATTACGGTGTATGCGGTTGTCGCGATTTTGTTGATCCCCGTGGCCGGTTATCTGTCGGATAAATTCGGCCGCAAAGCGATCATCATTCCCAGCCTGATCCTTGCCGGGATCGGCGGCGCCGTGTCGGGCGTTGCCGATTGGTTTGCCGATGGCATCGCCGTGTATTGGCTGATTTTGGCCGGGCGTTTTTTGCAGGGAATCGGAGCCGCGGGGGCCTTTCCGATCGTGCTGCCGCTCGTCGGCGACCTGTTCGAAGACGAGGAGGAGGTTAGCCATAACCTCGGCGTCATCGAAACGTCAAATACGTTCGGCAAGGTGCTCAGCCCGATTCTTGGCGCGCTTTTGGGCGCTTGGATGTGGTACGTGCCGCTGCTGGCGATACCGGTGCTTTGCCTGATTTCGCTGCTGCTCGTCCTGTTTTCGGTCAAGGAACCGAAGGAAAGGGACAACGCGAAGCCGCTGCCCGAGTTTTTGCGCGCGGTCAAGGAAGTACTCAAGCTGAAGGGGCGGTGGCTGTTTGCCATTTTCGCCATCGGCGGTATCTGCATGTTTTTGCTGTTCGGCGTCCTTTTTTACTTGTCGGAGCAGTTGGAAGTCAAGCACGGGTTGAACGGCGTAATCAAAGGTCTGGTGCTGGCCGTTCCGCTGGCCGCTTTATGCCTCGCCTCGTATTTGACCGGGAAAAAGATCGGGAAAAACAAAATCCTCATGAAGTGGCTGGGAGTGGCGGGGCTGGTGCTCGCTACAGGGGCCCTCTTCGGCATCGGATTTTTCAATAACATTTATTTCGTCATCGCTTGTCTGATCGTTTGCGGCACGGGGATCGGCATGGTGCTCCCCAGCCAGGACGCGCTGATTACCGAAGGCATAGACAAAGAAATGCGCGGCACAATCACTTCCCTCTACAGCAGCATGCGTTTTATCGGGGTGTCGGCCGGGCCGCCGGTGATGTCGCTGCTGATGAAGCGGGGGCATATGACGATGTTTTTTGCCATCGCGGGGGTGGCTTTGGCGGGGATGCTGCTGCTTCTGCTGATGGTTAAACCCCATTCGGGGCGCGGCGGAGTCTCCCGGTCCACGAAAGCGCCGCGGCCGCTGCATCAAGGTTAA
- a CDS encoding copper amine oxidase N-terminal domain-containing protein encodes MILRKRMILLLMSITMGFGFAVSLASAAKVNVTVQVDGKTVSFPDAQPYYEDNRVMIPLRFVSEALGAEVGFKKTVSGSIMNQTVITSLGDKKMSMNINSTQVVVGETVVTLDVPARLQHERTYVPLRFVSEALGAKVDWDQSKKLVSVSTGKEVTDPDPVPEGNNKYNDDFAWDEGSTKLAKTLFTDNMKVTNGKLTFTLPKEAAAVYSTPKGAKTNLIPGKTYTYPIGEGQGSISISQVYPGSDKQEAYVVFLNSKDDEDLGKLFGRYDDAIVIVGGNNSGAPLSEVQKSAQELK; translated from the coding sequence ATGATTTTAAGAAAAAGAATGATTTTACTCTTGATGTCTATTACGATGGGGTTTGGTTTCGCCGTATCTTTAGCTTCCGCCGCTAAGGTCAATGTAACCGTTCAGGTTGACGGGAAGACGGTCTCTTTTCCGGATGCCCAGCCATACTATGAAGATAACCGGGTGATGATCCCTTTACGGTTTGTCAGCGAGGCGCTTGGAGCGGAGGTAGGGTTTAAGAAAACCGTGTCCGGATCTATCATGAATCAGACGGTCATTACCTCTTTAGGGGACAAAAAGATGAGCATGAATATTAACAGCACGCAAGTTGTAGTCGGAGAAACCGTCGTAACATTGGATGTTCCCGCCCGGCTGCAGCATGAGCGCACTTACGTGCCGCTTCGGTTTGTTAGCGAAGCGCTCGGGGCAAAAGTCGATTGGGATCAAAGCAAGAAGCTTGTTAGCGTCAGTACCGGGAAAGAAGTGACCGATCCGGACCCTGTACCGGAAGGGAACAACAAATATAATGATGATTTTGCATGGGATGAAGGTTCTACAAAATTAGCTAAAACGCTGTTTACAGATAATATGAAAGTAACCAACGGCAAGCTGACTTTTACTTTGCCGAAGGAAGCGGCCGCCGTCTATTCAACGCCCAAAGGAGCTAAGACAAATTTGATCCCTGGAAAAACCTATACGTATCCGATTGGAGAGGGCCAAGGCTCCATATCCATATCTCAAGTTTACCCGGGCAGCGACAAGCAGGAGGCTTACGTTGTATTTCTCAATAGTAAAGACGACGAGGATCTGGGAAAGCTGTTCGGACGATACGATGACGCCATCGTTATTGTCGGCGGCAATAATTCCGGCGCCCCGCTTTCCGAAGTTCAAAAGTCGGCGCAGGAACTGAAATAA
- the gpmA gene encoding 2,3-diphosphoglycerate-dependent phosphoglycerate mutase, protein MHQLVLVRHGESEWNKSNLFTGWTDVDLSEKGVMEAKEAGQLLKREKFEFDIGFTSYLKRAIKTLDYILDEMNLLWIPIHKTWHLNERHYGALQGLSKETTARQYGEEQVMKWRRSYDVLPPALTAEDERNPRNDPKYRDVPERFLPLTESLKETGIRVEDYWEKEIVPQIKSGKKVIIAAHGNSLRALIKYLENISNEAIVDVNIPTGTPLVYSLDEHLKPVEKHYLGSEGRTSTKIEKAANPDWILE, encoded by the coding sequence ATGCATCAACTAGTGCTTGTTAGACACGGTGAAAGCGAATGGAATAAATCCAATTTGTTTACCGGCTGGACCGATGTCGATCTATCTGAAAAAGGCGTTATGGAAGCGAAGGAAGCAGGGCAGCTGCTGAAACGGGAGAAATTCGAATTTGACATTGGGTTTACCTCTTATTTGAAACGTGCCATAAAAACATTGGACTATATCCTCGATGAAATGAACCTGCTCTGGATTCCGATCCACAAAACTTGGCACCTCAACGAGCGGCATTACGGCGCCCTTCAGGGCTTAAGCAAAGAGACGACCGCCCGCCAATATGGCGAGGAACAGGTGATGAAATGGCGGCGCAGCTATGATGTTCTCCCTCCGGCTCTCACCGCCGAAGATGAGCGAAATCCGCGCAATGACCCCAAATACCGCGACGTTCCAGAGCGATTCCTCCCGTTAACCGAAAGTTTGAAGGAGACGGGCATTCGGGTCGAGGACTACTGGGAAAAGGAAATCGTACCCCAAATTAAATCCGGTAAAAAAGTCATCATTGCGGCCCACGGCAACAGCTTGCGAGCGCTCATCAAATATTTGGAGAATATCAGCAACGAAGCGATCGTCGATGTCAATATTCCAACCGGAACACCGCTTGTTTATTCCCTTGACGAGCATTTAAAACCCGTCGAAAAACATTATCTCGGAAGCGAAGGCCGTACTTCGACCAAAATAGAAAAAGCGGCCAATCCCGACTGGATTCTTGAATAA
- a CDS encoding GNAT family N-acetyltransferase, producing MFEPVLTITSLKTPDEARAFKTLNEEWITRVFAIEDADQVILDNPVENIVNIGGDVLIARAGDSIVGCVALVPSGAGVFELSKMSVKPESRGHGYGRKIVQAAINRARDLGAESLFLGSSTKLPNAVHLYESVGFKHVPIEQIGPMPYVRADVFMELKLTSS from the coding sequence ATGTTTGAACCAGTGCTTACAATCACTTCACTGAAGACTCCCGATGAAGCTCGTGCATTCAAAACACTTAACGAAGAATGGATCACCCGCGTCTTCGCCATCGAAGATGCGGACCAAGTTATCCTAGATAATCCGGTAGAGAACATCGTAAACATAGGTGGGGATGTACTTATTGCGCGTGCAGGAGATTCGATCGTAGGTTGCGTTGCACTTGTGCCGAGCGGAGCTGGGGTGTTCGAGCTCTCGAAGATGAGCGTGAAACCCGAGTCGAGAGGACACGGATACGGACGGAAGATAGTCCAGGCCGCTATTAACCGTGCACGAGATCTTGGCGCAGAATCTCTCTTTTTGGGCAGTAGCACCAAGCTGCCAAACGCCGTTCATCTTTATGAATCGGTGGGGTTCAAACATGTTCCAATCGAGCAAATCGGGCCAATGCCATATGTAAGAGCAGATGTGTTTATGGAGTTGAAACTAACAAGCAGTTAA